A stretch of Deinococcus radiopugnans ATCC 19172 DNA encodes these proteins:
- a CDS encoding ATP-binding protein: protein MTGGTPPPTRTAAGHDWFLKLLGGVYVLDGPAHRRIEPSLAAVLAYLALRGRTHKYRLAGWLWPDAGETAARANMRQLLRRVRLTLGPEFIQGAGEIELNPGVRVDLLEFQRQMEAGAVPDPPAQQGELLEHLTFDDAPDFAEWLESERERLLQLRLRAALGASETLRAAGQLAEALLHAQHALSLEPLSEEAARQVMTLHHRRGDRGAALQAYERCRQVLRDRLGVEPLPETQALAERIRQDAPPPAALPRAVPEPVALPALVGRHHELGVLAQAWEQGQMIFVSGEAGIGKTLLTLTFAAGRGRVLRFEALPGDRHVPYATAARMARRLLEHWPTGREPGGLPDWVAAEVARLVPDVFGQAGPPLTSAADRLRFFDAMIELNRLACADIDVCVLDDAHFADDATSEFAEYFLARLASSPQARFPVWIDVYRDDELPEAARRSVQTLTDAGLAINLRLAPLSVEGVGELLGSLNLPQRPQHQAARYRDSTGGNPLFILETVRDLSEEAGLGLSGWGLDDPPRLPTKVAAVIARRLSRLSPAALQMARAAATLGGEFTLDQVGEVLDLGPLAAAQGWDELGHAGIVRGEALAHDLMRVAIRAGTPEATQILLHRGAARTLERAAGPGGANAARIARHYQGGRLPLQAAAWFLKASQGLVDLMQYGAALKLREQAAALYEEALEFDLALGVRLDTLSALWAEEQPEALRPVVDGLLRLASDDVQRAAARLGQATLRLAESRLQPVALAAPDMLGRASASHEARQALWQTLTLAREGQALLAADGGLPHATLSALLLRAELRTLAFLHDQTGLRERLDAATALFTRLPESQAAALLLYTVAALLMRQGQPGDALDAARRSAAMFTALGDRYATLAAQLSVAALLEDQGRRAEAASFRRQLGSPGSGPQLSRLQYFNQLRLAANLVQRHAYAEALALLERMTQAADKAAPAGEWPTGEALPKGVLWRVQVDLLWLLGAVPQCQTAAEAALSDPMPGDDAAGVPWIRLAQIHALLGQDQQAKRAFANADAFLSAAPHLTYSRGLWQLAYAGFGGRTREERRHSLEEALAVARQKAHPELLTHALALRAQWHAGGQDWPAATRDAEDALARMTAAPPRDDHALPWQVFLELPGVDPARRLAVAHAARDWMVSILGQPLPPPYRDAFLARPTQQALLTVLDSLDLPLSGQRGQG, encoded by the coding sequence ATGACGGGCGGTACCCCTCCCCCAACCAGAACAGCGGCAGGCCACGACTGGTTCCTGAAGCTGCTGGGAGGCGTGTATGTGCTGGACGGCCCGGCGCACCGGCGCATCGAGCCGAGTCTGGCCGCCGTGCTGGCGTATCTGGCGCTGCGGGGCCGCACCCACAAATACCGTCTGGCCGGGTGGCTGTGGCCGGACGCGGGCGAGACGGCGGCGCGGGCCAACATGCGGCAGTTGCTGCGGCGGGTGCGGCTGACCCTGGGGCCGGAATTCATTCAGGGCGCGGGCGAGATCGAACTCAACCCAGGGGTCAGGGTGGATCTCCTGGAATTTCAGCGGCAGATGGAGGCCGGCGCTGTCCCGGACCCCCCGGCCCAGCAGGGTGAACTGCTGGAACACCTGACTTTCGACGACGCGCCGGACTTCGCCGAGTGGCTGGAAAGCGAGCGCGAACGTCTGCTGCAACTGCGGCTGCGGGCGGCCCTGGGCGCGTCGGAGACGCTGCGCGCAGCGGGACAGCTGGCCGAAGCGCTGCTGCACGCCCAGCACGCCCTGAGTCTGGAACCGCTGAGCGAGGAGGCCGCCCGACAGGTCATGACGCTGCACCACAGACGCGGAGATCGGGGCGCGGCCCTGCAGGCCTACGAACGCTGCCGTCAGGTGTTGCGTGACCGGCTGGGCGTGGAGCCGTTGCCCGAAACCCAGGCGCTGGCCGAGCGGATTCGGCAGGACGCGCCGCCTCCCGCTGCCCTCCCCCGCGCTGTCCCGGAACCGGTGGCGCTGCCCGCGCTGGTGGGCCGCCACCACGAACTGGGCGTGCTGGCGCAGGCGTGGGAACAGGGCCAGATGATCTTCGTCAGCGGCGAGGCGGGCATCGGCAAGACCCTGCTGACCCTGACCTTCGCCGCCGGGCGCGGGCGCGTGCTGCGCTTCGAGGCCCTGCCCGGTGACCGGCACGTGCCCTACGCCACCGCCGCCCGGATGGCCCGCCGCCTGCTCGAGCACTGGCCCACGGGCCGGGAACCAGGGGGCCTGCCCGACTGGGTGGCCGCTGAGGTGGCCCGCCTGGTGCCGGACGTGTTCGGGCAGGCAGGTCCGCCGCTGACCTCGGCGGCAGACCGGCTACGCTTTTTCGACGCCATGATCGAACTCAACCGCCTGGCCTGCGCCGACATCGACGTGTGTGTGCTGGACGACGCCCACTTCGCCGACGACGCCACCAGCGAATTCGCCGAGTATTTTCTGGCCCGGCTCGCCTCGTCGCCGCAGGCGCGCTTTCCGGTCTGGATCGACGTTTACCGCGACGACGAATTGCCCGAAGCGGCCCGCCGCAGCGTGCAGACGCTGACCGACGCGGGCCTGGCGATCAATCTTCGCCTCGCGCCCCTGTCGGTGGAGGGGGTAGGCGAGCTGCTGGGCAGTCTGAATCTGCCGCAGCGCCCCCAGCACCAGGCAGCCCGCTACCGCGACTCCACCGGGGGCAATCCCCTGTTCATTCTGGAGACCGTGCGCGACCTGAGCGAGGAGGCCGGGCTGGGACTGTCCGGGTGGGGGCTGGACGATCCACCCCGCCTGCCCACGAAGGTGGCGGCGGTGATCGCCCGGCGGCTGTCGCGGCTGAGTCCGGCGGCCTTGCAGATGGCGCGGGCGGCGGCCACGCTGGGCGGCGAATTCACGCTGGATCAGGTGGGCGAGGTGCTGGACCTCGGCCCGCTGGCGGCGGCGCAGGGCTGGGACGAGCTGGGCCACGCCGGCATTGTGCGCGGCGAGGCGCTGGCGCATGACCTGATGCGGGTGGCGATCCGCGCCGGGACGCCGGAGGCCACCCAGATCCTGCTGCACCGGGGCGCGGCCCGTACCCTGGAAAGGGCCGCCGGGCCGGGCGGCGCAAACGCCGCGCGCATTGCCCGGCACTACCAGGGCGGCCGGTTGCCCCTTCAGGCGGCGGCATGGTTCCTGAAAGCCTCGCAGGGGCTGGTCGACCTGATGCAGTACGGGGCGGCCCTGAAGCTGCGCGAACAGGCGGCGGCGCTGTACGAGGAAGCGCTGGAGTTCGACCTGGCCCTGGGCGTGCGGCTGGACACCCTGAGCGCCCTGTGGGCCGAGGAGCAGCCCGAAGCGCTGCGCCCCGTCGTGGACGGGCTGTTGCGCCTCGCCTCCGACGACGTGCAGCGTGCGGCGGCCCGGCTGGGGCAGGCCACGCTGCGTCTGGCCGAGTCCAGACTGCAACCGGTGGCCCTGGCCGCCCCGGACATGCTGGGCCGCGCCTCCGCTTCCCATGAGGCGCGGCAGGCCCTGTGGCAGACCCTGACCCTGGCGCGGGAGGGGCAGGCGCTGCTGGCCGCTGACGGCGGGCTGCCGCACGCCACCCTGTCCGCCCTGCTGTTGCGTGCCGAATTGAGGACGCTGGCTTTCCTGCACGACCAGACCGGGCTGCGGGAGCGGTTGGACGCCGCCACGGCGCTGTTTACCCGGCTCCCGGAGTCGCAGGCGGCGGCGCTGCTGCTGTACACGGTGGCGGCCCTGCTGATGCGGCAGGGGCAGCCCGGCGACGCCCTGGACGCCGCGCGGCGCAGCGCCGCCATGTTCACGGCCCTGGGAGACCGCTACGCAACCCTGGCGGCACAGCTGAGCGTGGCCGCCCTCCTCGAAGATCAGGGGCGACGGGCGGAGGCGGCCAGCTTCCGGCGGCAACTGGGCTCACCGGGCAGCGGGCCTCAGCTCAGCCGCCTCCAGTACTTCAACCAGTTGCGGCTGGCCGCCAATCTGGTGCAGCGCCACGCCTACGCCGAAGCCCTGGCTCTGCTGGAGCGAATGACACAGGCTGCCGATAAGGCAGCGCCGGCTGGAGAATGGCCGACTGGGGAAGCCCTGCCAAAAGGCGTGCTGTGGCGGGTGCAGGTGGACTTGCTGTGGCTGCTGGGGGCGGTGCCCCAGTGCCAGACGGCAGCGGAAGCCGCGCTGTCTGACCCCATGCCGGGTGACGACGCGGCAGGCGTGCCGTGGATCCGGCTGGCCCAGATTCACGCCCTGCTGGGGCAGGATCAACAGGCGAAGCGGGCGTTTGCCAACGCCGACGCCTTCCTGAGCGCCGCGCCCCACCTGACGTACTCGCGGGGGCTGTGGCAGCTGGCGTACGCAGGATTCGGGGGCCGCACGCGCGAGGAACGCCGCCACTCGCTGGAGGAGGCGCTGGCCGTGGCCCGGCAAAAGGCCCACCCGGAACTGCTGACCCACGCCCTGGCCCTGCGGGCGCAGTGGCACGCGGGGGGTCAGGACTGGCCCGCCGCCACGCGGGACGCGGAGGACGCCCTCGCACGCATGACCGCCGCCCCACCCCGCGACGATCACGCCCTGCCGTGGCAGGTTTTTCTGGAACTGCCCGGCGTTGATCCAGCACGCCGCTTGGCCGTGGCTCATGCGGCGCGGGACTGGATGGTCAGCATCCTTGGTCAGCCGCTCCCGCCGCCCTACCGCGATGCCTTCCTGGCCCGGCCCACCCAGCAGGCCCTCCTGACCGTGCTGGACAGCCTTGACCTGCCACTCTCAGGGCAGCGAGGCCAGGGATGA
- a CDS encoding SRPBCC family protein — protein sequence MTSTMWTGSGREGVGMKVTASVWIDRPVGEVYALIATPAHDPLWREGLLKMSADQPGPVQDGMITTDVLTFLGTVHTTRCVVSQVREGSSYQFRSVEGATAVRGSRLTVAEAGGTRFVGTLELGLTGALRLASPLLKLLSRQRFGRELARLKRHLEAQSAGQRSSLASLP from the coding sequence ATGACCAGCACCATGTGGACGGGTTCTGGGCGTGAGGGGGTGGGCATGAAGGTGACCGCCTCGGTCTGGATCGACCGCCCGGTGGGCGAGGTCTACGCCCTGATCGCCACGCCTGCCCACGATCCGCTGTGGCGCGAGGGCCTCCTGAAGATGAGCGCCGATCAGCCCGGCCCCGTGCAGGACGGCATGATCACCACCGACGTGCTGACGTTCCTGGGAACGGTTCACACCACCCGTTGCGTCGTTTCCCAGGTCAGGGAGGGCAGCAGCTACCAGTTTCGCAGCGTGGAGGGAGCCACTGCGGTGCGCGGCAGCCGCCTGACCGTGGCCGAGGCCGGTGGGACACGGTTCGTCGGCACGCTGGAGCTTGGGCTGACCGGGGCGTTGCGGCTGGCCTCACCCCTGCTGAAGCTGCTGTCCCGGCAGAGATTTGGGCGGGAACTGGCGCGGCTCAAACGCCACCTTGAGGCCCAGTCTGCTGGGCAGCGTTCATCCCTGGCCTCGCTGCCCTGA
- a CDS encoding nuclear transport factor 2 family protein translates to MIQTAPEQTPTAQTPTAQTLALRLLTAFDEKDLPTLQALIAPSAVLHVPGRNPMAGDKHGLPTILGFFAQVAERSAGTQQVDVTDVLGSERHAVALCTVTATRLGRTLHNQVAYVMTFGNGQLLSLRMHNYDQHHVDGFWA, encoded by the coding sequence ATGATTCAGACCGCCCCAGAACAGACGCCCACCGCCCAGACGCCCACGGCCCAGACCCTTGCCCTCCGATTGCTTACGGCCTTTGACGAAAAGGATTTGCCGACTCTTCAGGCGCTGATCGCCCCCAGCGCGGTCTTGCATGTGCCGGGCCGCAACCCGATGGCCGGCGACAAGCACGGGCTGCCCACCATCCTGGGTTTTTTCGCGCAGGTGGCCGAGCGCAGCGCCGGAACGCAGCAGGTGGACGTGACCGACGTGCTGGGCAGTGAACGCCATGCGGTGGCCCTCTGCACGGTGACCGCCACCCGGCTGGGCCGCACCCTGCACAATCAGGTGGCCTACGTGATGACCTTCGGGAACGGGCAACTGCTGTCGCTGCGGATGCACAACTATGACCAGCACCATGTGGACGGGTTCTGGGCGTGA
- a CDS encoding carboxypeptidase-like regulatory domain-containing protein, with the protein MKNNLIGDQTAERPEPRSRRSDFRPAVLAGTLALACGLGVLSVVHAAPVKAGTVQGQAVDHKGKPLAGLHVWIKPGLTTGVVDVLTGPDGRYRVDGLPYLPYTAHAWYPVTYKGQTYCYRLAHPSAAEYQPFNAQSGTTRNFRWQLSGKIPGVEDYKGTGFYGGTLALPPAAYREDMGSLEAEDRLEVTLTPVGPLIDGSPGKKLVLKTNEISQIYDVPVGTYAASAVAVTPAGARRPVLLAGEYSGQPAPSVTFTFEGLKAGESCVGKLSTWTATRNLYYFVPAKP; encoded by the coding sequence ATGAAAAATAATTTGATCGGAGATCAGACCGCCGAACGCCCAGAACCTCGTTCCAGACGCTCAGATTTTAGACCTGCCGTGCTGGCCGGCACGCTGGCCCTCGCCTGTGGCCTGGGGGTGCTGAGCGTGGTTCACGCTGCCCCGGTCAAGGCCGGGACGGTGCAGGGGCAGGCCGTGGATCACAAGGGCAAACCGCTGGCTGGCCTCCACGTCTGGATCAAGCCCGGCCTGACGACGGGTGTGGTGGACGTGCTGACCGGGCCGGATGGCCGCTACCGGGTGGACGGCCTGCCATACCTGCCCTACACCGCCCACGCGTGGTATCCGGTGACGTACAAGGGCCAGACCTACTGTTACCGGCTGGCCCACCCCAGCGCCGCCGAATACCAGCCCTTCAACGCGCAAAGCGGCACCACCCGTAACTTCCGGTGGCAGCTGTCCGGGAAGATCCCCGGCGTGGAGGACTACAAGGGCACCGGCTTTTACGGCGGCACGCTGGCCCTCCCGCCTGCTGCCTACCGAGAGGACATGGGCAGTCTGGAAGCGGAGGACCGTCTGGAAGTCACCCTGACCCCGGTTGGCCCCCTGATTGACGGCAGCCCAGGCAAGAAGCTGGTGCTGAAGACCAACGAGATCTCGCAGATTTACGACGTCCCGGTGGGCACCTACGCGGCCAGCGCGGTGGCCGTGACCCCCGCTGGAGCCAGGCGCCCCGTGCTGCTGGCCGGGGAATACAGCGGCCAGCCCGCGCCCAGCGTCACCTTTACCTTCGAGGGCCTTAAGGCGGGCGAGAGCTGCGTCGGCAAACTCTCCACCTGGACGGCCACCCGCAACCTGTATTACTTCGTGCCGGCCAAACCGTGA
- a CDS encoding carboxypeptidase-like regulatory domain-containing protein codes for MTTIIFSRLLLLTALCSASALSASVTGRVVDAAGQPVKNATVIADNTLFYNTNVIGYTDANGKYKLDISKPIGTWNVTAKVNLKYGDYEVGIDLIPENPKLLAGTEGGVRNFTFKPKPATSADPYGSLGWVFLGSAIGVYDIDETKVELTLTPVGKLADGSAGSVIRGHPLKSADGAVLANVMWGTYRVTATYEGKPLQISRRPRPGEDEDYAWGSSYTGPFVTGFYQLKPSLFLEVRH; via the coding sequence ATGACCACAATCATTTTTTCCCGCCTGCTCCTCCTCACCGCGCTCTGCTCGGCTTCGGCACTGTCGGCTAGTGTGACTGGGCGCGTGGTGGACGCGGCGGGCCAACCCGTCAAGAACGCCACCGTCATTGCCGACAACACGCTGTTCTACAACACCAACGTGATCGGCTACACCGATGCCAACGGCAAGTACAAGCTGGATATCAGCAAGCCCATAGGCACCTGGAATGTCACGGCGAAGGTGAACCTGAAGTACGGCGATTACGAGGTGGGCATCGACCTGATTCCCGAGAACCCCAAGCTGCTGGCCGGCACCGAGGGTGGCGTCCGCAATTTCACTTTCAAGCCGAAACCCGCCACCAGCGCCGATCCCTACGGCAGCCTGGGCTGGGTGTTTCTGGGTTCGGCCATCGGCGTCTACGACATCGACGAGACCAAAGTGGAGCTGACCCTGACCCCGGTGGGCAAGCTGGCCGACGGCAGTGCGGGAAGCGTCATCAGGGGCCACCCTCTGAAGTCGGCAGATGGGGCGGTACTGGCGAACGTCATGTGGGGAACGTACCGGGTCACGGCCACCTACGAGGGTAAGCCCCTCCAGATCAGCCGCCGCCCACGCCCCGGCGAGGACGAGGACTACGCCTGGGGCAGCAGCTACACCGGCCCCTTTGTGACAGGCTTTTACCAGCTCAAGCCCTCGCTGTTTCTGGAAGTCAGGCATTGA
- a CDS encoding tetratricopeptide repeat protein, with protein sequence MTWLTLGVLCAPLSSSADAASTVRGLMDLHKPPPSDQLPCPIFPRRPVPGNASQATNPQMAQQLALLEKQLAQMPPQSEGYRQLRAALDALKAGLKQEQAAQPAVKVLEYRKLSVVQALANLYGSLADHLSPEAWKEWVENAALSDPDRADRAAVLAVGRGVPLLAVAAYLKVLEKTPKNADALFNLGSLAAVLGAPNEALALLDASQARGGPRNTFYPPAAQLLTARGYALMLVNRDREAEQLLTQAVKLAPRMAEAQRNLAAALGNQGKCGPARAAVARSSSRHTLPQKSASTSPAAQPSSASASPVPLPIPIPAADQKEDTDYNLRDVLDFSRGTVGEWPYFATVFDPYDEAKLDRRAAEYEQMKGKLDPKTDAAHLSQVQRGVANLLTSVRNDRLSGPRIRLLHTGQFQLFRETRFTALYSKLGKDLATYQKNEQDAMTHLKGEFANADAQHDAAYRACDSATDNSYCRDKAEYDQKLKKCSSLVTWNNMWRGSSSFVAHSVRPLVEEIDLFYTTVISYASEPRLLAGLRLHHQMIRKTFISIVPGYFSEHLSTLDRMNEPCLYIARTMPPKPVPDDQMGVYTELVGNGCKPAATATVKVMLVQFGMNCEKVSVELAKTFPGTSVGLFANVERRASAGARQGPPTARDKFIKAIGAGNVRPQQLPEFGQQKSDVSIYTISAGVSSGTAVMGNGATAKDGLYLTVDSTGKVVDFGIKGETSTSVGAEFNLGAVELGAGLEFEGPGSSVSFMPSVPGT encoded by the coding sequence ATGACCTGGCTCACCCTGGGCGTGCTGTGCGCCCCGCTCTCTTCCAGTGCCGACGCCGCCTCCACCGTGCGTGGCCTGATGGACCTGCACAAGCCGCCGCCCAGCGATCAGTTGCCCTGCCCGATCTTTCCCAGACGCCCGGTCCCGGGGAACGCGTCCCAGGCGACCAACCCCCAGATGGCGCAACAGCTGGCCCTGCTGGAAAAACAGCTCGCACAGATGCCTCCTCAGTCCGAAGGGTACAGGCAACTCAGGGCCGCGCTGGACGCCCTGAAGGCGGGATTGAAGCAGGAACAGGCCGCCCAGCCCGCCGTCAAGGTACTGGAGTACCGCAAGCTGAGCGTGGTGCAGGCCCTCGCCAACCTGTACGGCTCGCTGGCCGATCACCTGTCACCGGAGGCGTGGAAGGAGTGGGTGGAGAATGCCGCCCTCTCAGACCCAGACCGGGCAGACAGGGCGGCGGTGCTGGCCGTCGGCCGGGGCGTGCCGCTGCTGGCAGTGGCCGCCTACCTGAAGGTGCTGGAAAAGACGCCCAAGAACGCGGACGCCCTGTTCAATCTTGGCTCGCTGGCCGCCGTGCTGGGCGCGCCAAACGAGGCGCTAGCCCTGCTGGACGCGTCACAGGCGCGGGGGGGGCCGCGCAACACTTTCTATCCGCCCGCCGCCCAGCTCCTGACGGCCCGGGGGTACGCGCTGATGCTGGTGAACCGCGACAGGGAGGCCGAGCAACTCCTGACCCAGGCGGTGAAGCTGGCCCCCCGGATGGCCGAGGCCCAGCGCAATCTGGCGGCGGCCCTGGGCAATCAGGGCAAGTGCGGCCCAGCGCGGGCGGCAGTGGCGCGGTCCAGCAGTCGCCATACCCTTCCTCAGAAATCAGCTTCCACTTCACCAGCCGCTCAGCCGTCCTCCGCATCTGCTTCTCCAGTGCCGCTACCCATTCCCATACCTGCCGCTGATCAGAAGGAGGACACCGACTATAACCTGCGCGACGTGCTGGACTTCTCGCGGGGAACGGTGGGTGAGTGGCCGTACTTTGCCACGGTCTTTGACCCCTACGACGAGGCGAAGCTGGACCGCCGGGCTGCAGAGTACGAGCAGATGAAGGGCAAGCTGGACCCCAAAACAGATGCGGCGCACTTGTCTCAAGTCCAGCGAGGCGTGGCCAATCTGCTCACGAGTGTCCGAAATGACCGCCTGAGTGGGCCAAGGATTCGCCTGCTCCACACCGGGCAATTTCAGCTGTTCCGCGAGACCCGGTTCACGGCGCTGTACAGCAAGCTGGGCAAAGATCTGGCCACCTACCAGAAGAACGAGCAAGACGCCATGACGCACCTGAAAGGAGAGTTCGCCAATGCTGACGCACAGCATGACGCGGCCTACCGGGCCTGCGACTCCGCCACCGATAACTCGTACTGCCGCGACAAGGCCGAATACGACCAGAAGCTCAAGAAATGTTCCAGTCTGGTGACCTGGAATAACATGTGGCGCGGCAGCTCATCGTTCGTGGCGCATAGCGTCCGCCCCCTGGTGGAGGAGATCGACCTCTTCTACACCACCGTGATCTCGTACGCCTCCGAACCACGATTGCTGGCCGGGTTGCGGCTGCATCACCAGATGATCCGCAAGACCTTCATCAGCATCGTCCCTGGCTATTTCAGCGAGCATCTTTCCACTCTGGACCGCATGAACGAGCCGTGCCTGTACATCGCCCGGACCATGCCGCCCAAGCCGGTGCCGGACGACCAGATGGGGGTCTACACCGAACTGGTGGGGAACGGCTGCAAGCCCGCCGCCACGGCCACGGTCAAGGTCATGCTGGTGCAGTTCGGCATGAACTGCGAGAAGGTCTCGGTGGAACTGGCCAAAACGTTTCCGGGCACCAGTGTCGGCCTCTTCGCCAACGTGGAGCGCCGGGCGTCGGCAGGGGCGCGGCAGGGACCCCCCACCGCCCGCGACAAATTTATCAAGGCGATTGGCGCGGGCAACGTGCGCCCCCAGCAGCTCCCAGAATTTGGGCAGCAGAAGAGTGACGTCAGCATCTACACCATCTCGGCGGGCGTGTCCAGCGGCACGGCGGTGATGGGCAATGGGGCGACCGCCAAAGACGGCCTGTACCTGACCGTGGACAGCACCGGCAAGGTGGTGGACTTCGGCATCAAGGGCGAAACCTCCACCAGCGTTGGGGCCGAGTTCAATCTGGGCGCTGTCGAGCTGGGCGCGGGGCTGGAATTCGAGGGGCCGGGCAGTTCGGTCAGCTTCATGCCCAGCGTGCCAGGGACCTGA